A genomic window from Archaeoglobus profundus DSM 5631 includes:
- a CDS encoding BREX system Lon protease-like protein BrxL — protein MSELPLISFKLYYEDLPEHLVSTFKAFKPEDQEKLRAMIKACEDKACLMLRAKQGKSIIFKLDQNYHLNTEKELIIFDLPAGKVLAPLTDELIELISKANGSTYIKAKLNGLVPSKRGVIVKTAKLQFFRADYDLRTAEELLKEHKPIDLLMLSLGYKPTKEAIAVTLPRLLTLFKYYDRNKIAGVHVVSFQQAGTGKSSTFEMLESLANAYYCEEIPTIAKLIGDARLGTYGIVKRADIIAIDEFDKIAGDFKDRFEAIFPILLTGMEQGIYRREVSSKKELSVKKAVSYCFMGNSNNKDLASYGLAEKLTAVQVLENILKASLKNANVPAFLDRLIYVEFLRESYQILRDINIDDNGLTLILQPAVARGVIKLLREQFLRWFKLGEVESRTERAVKVLSAIVKMLQIEELENDEGLIEKLVNGELTFWDCLVAKKANITESISSDKCHNTTKLKEQDKLTDVGFDVGDAFGIKRESIEDLLTEDKPKDENSSPSSNFSEQAENLATAEAKPAKNSATEDEAIEYVTVKIIDYCSPKLRTFMGVDGKVYHILEEGMSIVLPKLNAIPLVEAGVGVIVPEGMSKEELERELKGYTVDKPAEELISEVTDKPLSAEEMAKVKELRSRGYTVREIANQLNLPMVSVAKAVGVISQDFISCGNSKAKSIA, from the coding sequence ATGAGCGAGCTACCTCTTATTTCTTTTAAGCTCTATTACGAAGATTTGCCGGAACACCTGGTTAGCACATTCAAAGCATTCAAGCCAGAAGATCAGGAAAAGCTTAGAGCTATGATAAAGGCTTGCGAAGACAAAGCCTGTCTAATGCTAAGGGCAAAGCAAGGCAAATCAATCATTTTTAAGCTTGATCAGAACTATCATCTCAATACGGAGAAAGAGCTAATAATCTTTGACCTGCCAGCTGGCAAGGTCTTAGCTCCTCTTACCGATGAATTAATCGAGCTAATCTCTAAAGCTAACGGCTCTACTTACATTAAGGCTAAGCTTAACGGTTTAGTTCCAAGTAAGAGAGGGGTTATAGTTAAAACGGCTAAGCTACAGTTCTTCAGAGCTGATTATGATTTAAGGACAGCTGAGGAGCTACTGAAAGAGCATAAGCCGATTGATTTACTCATGCTAAGCTTAGGCTATAAGCCGACTAAAGAGGCTATAGCTGTAACATTGCCAAGATTGCTAACCCTCTTCAAGTATTACGACAGAAATAAGATAGCTGGCGTTCATGTTGTGAGCTTTCAGCAGGCTGGAACTGGCAAAAGCTCAACCTTTGAAATGCTCGAAAGCTTAGCTAATGCTTACTACTGTGAAGAAATCCCGACTATAGCCAAGCTTATCGGTGATGCAAGGTTAGGCACTTATGGAATAGTTAAGAGAGCTGACATAATAGCTATTGATGAGTTTGATAAGATAGCTGGCGATTTCAAAGATAGATTTGAAGCTATATTTCCGATCTTGCTAACTGGCATGGAGCAAGGGATTTACAGAAGGGAGGTAAGCTCAAAGAAAGAGCTAAGCGTTAAGAAAGCTGTCAGCTATTGCTTTATGGGTAACAGCAATAACAAAGACTTAGCCAGCTATGGCTTAGCTGAGAAGCTTACAGCCGTTCAAGTGCTTGAGAATATCCTAAAAGCCAGCTTGAAAAACGCTAATGTGCCAGCCTTCTTGGATAGGCTGATATACGTTGAATTCCTAAGAGAAAGCTATCAAATTCTCAGGGATATAAACATAGATGATAACGGCTTAACTCTAATTTTACAGCCAGCTGTAGCCAGAGGAGTAATTAAGCTACTTAGAGAGCAGTTTTTAAGATGGTTTAAGCTTGGAGAAGTAGAGAGCAGAACAGAGAGAGCTGTTAAAGTGCTATCGGCTATAGTTAAGATGTTGCAGATTGAAGAGCTTGAAAACGATGAAGGCTTGATAGAAAAACTGGTAAACGGTGAGCTAACGTTTTGGGATTGCTTAGTAGCTAAGAAAGCTAATATAACTGAATCTATTAGCTCTGATAAATGTCATAATACGACAAAGCTCAAGGAACAGGATAAGCTAACTGATGTCGGCTTTGATGTCGGTGATGCTTTCGGCATCAAAAGGGAGAGCATTGAAGACCTGCTGACTGAGGACAAGCCAAAGGATGAAAACAGCTCACCTTCTTCTAATTTTTCAGAGCAAGCTGAAAATTTAGCTACAGCTGAAGCTAAGCCAGCCAAAAACTCAGCTACTGAAGATGAGGCTATTGAATACGTTACGGTTAAGATCATCGATTACTGTAGCCCAAAGCTTAGAACCTTCATGGGAGTGGACGGTAAGGTTTACCATATTCTAGAGGAAGGTATGAGCATAGTTTTGCCAAAGCTTAACGCTATTCCATTAGTAGAAGCTGGCGTAGGTGTTATAGTGCCGGAAGGCATGAGCAAAGAAGAGCTTGAGAGAGAGCTTAAGGGTTACACCGTCGATAAGCCGGCTGAAGAGCTTATATCAGAGGTTACGGACAAGCCTTTATCGGCTGAAGAGATGGCTAAAGTCAAAGAGCTTAGGAGTAGGGGATATACTGTTAGAGAAATAGCTAATCAGCTAAATCTGCCTATGGTTAGTGTAGCTAAAGCTGTAGGTGTTATTTCTCAAGATTTTATTAGCTGTGGTAATTCTAAAGCTAAATCTATAGCTTGA
- a CDS encoding ribbon-helix-helix domain-containing protein, producing the protein MAGVKVFKTSIALPPSYKEKLKMGAKKLGISQSELLRRAIDEYLAKVGLPVVLSSDSEATAEKPNPAEISP; encoded by the coding sequence ATGGCTGGGGTAAAGGTGTTTAAAACATCAATAGCCTTGCCACCAAGCTATAAGGAGAAGCTAAAGATGGGAGCCAAGAAGCTTGGAATTAGCCAATCTGAGCTATTGAGAAGAGCTATTGATGAATACTTAGCTAAAGTCGGCTTGCCAGTAGTTCTAAGCTCTGATAGTGAAGCTACAGCTGAAAAGCCTAATCCGGCTGAAATTTCACCTTAA
- a CDS encoding integrase yields MLNFAEEREELSLEYIAKLRRILKVKPSGVREVYISDEELIEAYNSIKDSLKPFFKLLVYSGMRLSHAVSMVKSFDRANLVIKGNIARYPISWLSKGKKRGYWCYIPKEFAEELESLAVYENYHTYSKGLQYKRVSAVAIRKWHLNKLIELGVPESIADFIQGRASLTVGSTHYLNKTKQADDWYSRIVDSLKVIE; encoded by the coding sequence TTGCTTAACTTTGCTGAGGAGAGAGAAGAGCTTAGCCTTGAATACATAGCCAAGCTAAGGAGAATTCTTAAGGTTAAGCCAAGTGGTGTTAGAGAGGTTTACATAAGTGATGAAGAACTTATAGAAGCTTACAATAGCATAAAGGATAGCCTAAAGCCTTTCTTCAAGTTATTGGTTTACTCTGGCATGAGGTTAAGCCATGCTGTTAGCATGGTTAAGAGCTTTGATAGGGCTAACTTAGTGATCAAGGGTAACATAGCCAGATACCCTATTAGCTGGCTTAGCAAGGGTAAGAAAAGAGGTTATTGGTGCTATATTCCTAAAGAGTTTGCTGAAGAGCTTGAGAGCTTGGCAGTCTATGAGAACTATCACACTTACTCGAAAGGGTTACAGTATAAGAGAGTTTCAGCTGTAGCTATCAGAAAATGGCATTTAAATAAACTGATAGAGTTAGGAGTGCCGGAGAGCATAGCCGATTTTATTCAAGGTAGAGCCAGCTTAACAGTCGGTTCTACTCATTACTTGAACAAAACTAAGCAAGCTGACGATTGGTATAGCCGAATTGTCGATAGCTTGAAGGTGATAGAATGA
- a CDS encoding MFS transporter has translation MEPKLDIEFKGKEIARTVGIAWAGALLEWVDFYTYALLAGIVAHVFFPEWDPIAQLLASFGALALGFLFRPLGALIFGRIGDIYGRKVAFVAAAFTMLAGTLGIGILPGYAQIGILASVLVFVLRIIQGLALGGGFGATIVYLGESIPEKRRGFFTGFLFTTAPLGIAIVAAMISIIGSYFGADALNEWAWRIVFILSGLIVTIVALIMHFFYKETPVFTMLKTIRKTTSAPIRELFSDPKARFLVLLAWIGVIGAHGPIWYTNQLISKYYMTWHGVSEVTASTILSICTLLSAWAYIVFGALSDKIGRRKILLFGIYGNALAFIPVFWFMREAALAGNLPMLWILTYTLTFLNGIGYSGAMSAYLLELFPARIRLTATAFTYNLGYGITGGLTPLIITAIYRYIGDWYYSVISWSVVAPIVMGLFFVLKGWETLGTRIWEELSAGKFAKQALIVNNISLRELAKKLAENGYRSAVAVCGSSVKVIGEKTILRALAKGIDLDAKVCDVGIDVRCCDVREPLPIVLETMEAYNVRDVPVCSNGRIVGYIDARELLAETVGLRALAGKKIAERYRLKDIAKKPITIKSNATLAEAIRVMAENNIGILPIVNNGKLVAVFSERDAVRAIANGASLEDNVMNYATKNPKVVRSSDPVKVAIELMLNLNVRHVIGVENDRPRCVASVRDILQII, from the coding sequence ATGGAGCCTAAATTGGATATCGAGTTTAAGGGGAAGGAAATTGCAAGAACTGTCGGAATAGCTTGGGCTGGAGCCTTGCTCGAATGGGTTGACTTCTACACCTACGCACTACTGGCGGGAATTGTTGCACACGTGTTCTTTCCTGAGTGGGATCCAATAGCACAACTACTAGCATCCTTCGGAGCTTTAGCGTTAGGTTTCCTATTCAGACCACTTGGGGCACTGATATTTGGAAGGATAGGAGACATCTACGGTAGAAAAGTGGCCTTCGTGGCAGCAGCCTTTACAATGCTTGCAGGAACACTCGGAATTGGTATACTGCCGGGATACGCTCAGATAGGAATATTAGCTTCCGTATTGGTCTTTGTGCTTAGAATTATTCAGGGACTTGCTTTAGGAGGAGGCTTCGGAGCTACGATAGTTTATCTAGGAGAATCTATTCCAGAGAAAAGAAGAGGATTCTTCACTGGATTCCTTTTCACGACAGCTCCTCTGGGAATCGCTATAGTCGCCGCAATGATTAGCATAATAGGATCTTACTTTGGTGCTGATGCGCTAAACGAGTGGGCATGGAGAATAGTGTTCATACTTTCCGGATTAATAGTCACAATAGTCGCTCTGATAATGCACTTCTTCTACAAGGAAACTCCGGTCTTTACGATGCTTAAGACAATAAGAAAGACTACGAGTGCACCGATAAGGGAGCTATTCTCTGATCCGAAGGCAAGATTTCTCGTTCTATTGGCTTGGATAGGTGTGATAGGTGCACATGGACCTATTTGGTACACAAATCAGCTTATATCCAAGTATTACATGACTTGGCACGGAGTTTCGGAAGTTACTGCAAGCACGATACTTTCGATATGTACGTTGCTATCAGCATGGGCATACATAGTCTTTGGAGCTCTATCAGACAAAATAGGCAGGAGAAAGATCCTGCTTTTCGGAATATACGGAAACGCCCTAGCATTCATACCCGTGTTCTGGTTCATGAGAGAGGCTGCACTCGCAGGAAACCTTCCAATGCTCTGGATACTTACGTACACTCTGACTTTCCTGAACGGTATAGGCTACAGCGGAGCTATGTCAGCTTACTTACTTGAACTATTCCCGGCACGTATAAGACTCACGGCAACAGCCTTCACATACAATTTAGGCTACGGAATAACTGGAGGTTTAACTCCGCTCATAATTACGGCCATATACCGCTACATAGGCGACTGGTACTACTCAGTTATATCATGGTCGGTCGTTGCACCAATTGTTATGGGATTGTTCTTTGTCTTAAAGGGCTGGGAGACCTTGGGAACGAGAATATGGGAAGAACTCAGTGCTGGAAAGTTTGCAAAGCAAGCACTTATAGTGAATAACATATCGTTAAGAGAGCTTGCCAAGAAGCTAGCTGAAAATGGATACAGATCGGCTGTAGCAGTCTGCGGATCTAGTGTGAAGGTTATTGGAGAAAAGACGATACTGAGAGCCTTGGCAAAGGGAATAGATTTAGATGCGAAGGTCTGCGATGTCGGAATAGATGTTAGGTGCTGTGATGTGAGAGAACCACTCCCGATAGTCCTTGAAACGATGGAAGCGTACAATGTTAGGGATGTGCCCGTGTGCTCAAACGGCAGGATTGTGGGATACATAGACGCTAGAGAGCTGTTGGCTGAGACAGTTGGACTAAGAGCTTTAGCTGGAAAGAAGATTGCTGAAAGATACAGATTGAAAGATATTGCCAAGAAGCCTATAACGATCAAATCTAATGCTACACTGGCTGAAGCGATAAGAGTAATGGCTGAAAACAACATAGGAATACTACCGATTGTTAATAATGGAAAGCTTGTTGCAGTGTTCTCTGAGAGAGATGCAGTGAGAGCTATCGCAAACGGCGCGAGCTTGGAAGATAACGTCATGAACTATGCAACGAAGAATCCAAAAGTTGTTAGGAGCTCTGATCCCGTGAAAGTTGCGATAGAGCTCATGCTAAACTTGAACGTCAGGCATGTAATCGGGGTCGAAAATGATAGGCCAAGGTGCGTAGCTTCGGTCCGAGATATCCTACAGATCATATGA
- a CDS encoding DMT family transporter — translation MKINRLYADLGLLATAVVWGATFPVIKIALNYISPFAFNSIRFFLASLLFIPFLKREGWKEGIKIGFCTFLGYSFQTVGMKFTTATNAGFITSLYVVLAPILAYLLYRARLRLLDVLCLIIALIGFYLLSGYEGFRFGDILIFLCAIGFGMEIAMISYHSKNVNPTILAFWQILAVAIFSTPLALITTDKLTFNFDVIYALVVTVFLATFVAKMFQNWFQRYVSVTEASLILSLEGVFAHVFAVFMLGETLSVVQYFGALLITVAVILTSLR, via the coding sequence GTGAAGATAAATAGACTCTACGCCGATCTGGGATTACTTGCAACTGCAGTCGTATGGGGTGCTACGTTTCCCGTCATAAAGATAGCTTTAAACTACATATCTCCCTTCGCCTTTAACTCGATAAGGTTCTTTTTGGCTTCTCTTCTCTTCATACCCTTCCTTAAAAGGGAGGGGTGGAAGGAGGGTATAAAGATAGGTTTTTGCACGTTTTTAGGATACAGTTTCCAAACCGTGGGTATGAAATTTACAACGGCAACGAACGCGGGTTTTATAACGTCCCTCTACGTAGTCTTAGCTCCTATCCTCGCTTACCTGCTCTACAGAGCGAGACTTAGGTTACTTGATGTGCTGTGCCTAATAATTGCCTTAATCGGATTTTACCTTCTCTCTGGATATGAGGGGTTTAGATTTGGGGACATACTCATCTTTCTTTGCGCCATTGGGTTCGGTATGGAGATTGCCATGATTTCATACCACTCTAAGAATGTAAATCCCACAATACTGGCATTCTGGCAGATATTGGCTGTAGCTATTTTCTCAACGCCTCTAGCTTTGATAACGACCGATAAACTGACTTTCAACTTTGATGTCATTTATGCACTGGTGGTAACGGTCTTCTTGGCTACATTTGTAGCTAAGATGTTTCAGAACTGGTTTCAGAGATACGTTTCAGTTACCGAAGCTTCTCTCATTCTATCGCTTGAAGGAGTCTTCGCCCACGTATTTGCAGTGTTTATGCTCGGAGAGACCTTAAGCGTTGTTCAATACTTCGGTGCTCTTCTCATAACTGTCGCCGTGATTCTGACTTCTTTAAGGTAG
- a CDS encoding tRNA (N(6)-L-threonylcarbamoyladenosine(37)-C(2))-methylthiotransferase codes for MVKVYIETYGCTMNQSDSDIMRGILAKNFELVDSADEADVVVINSCGVVDFTERKILKRAESLKRQGKKVVMAGCLPRIATKKCLEVSDALVSPDNVHVIDLVVKSVLKGEKPILIDRTDVDKSEISCVKRRLRENAIAIVSIAEGCTGRCSFCATRFARGRLRSFKFESIVDEVRKCVENGFKEIQITSQDTGAYGLDKGRYMLPDLLRAISEIEGDFRVRVGMMNPRHAVEMLDDLLNAFESEKMYKFIHIPVQSGDENVLRDMNRDHSVEDFIEVVKAFRRRFDDVMVSTDVIVGFPTETEEAFWRTYELIKNVEPDIVNITRFSKRPFTPAYKLKEIHGWIVKERSRKLTELARSIGLKRNRRFIGKRLRVLITKNGKNGTKLARADSYRPVVVREGNIGEFINVRIVDCAFNYLVGVN; via the coding sequence ATGGTCAAAGTGTACATAGAAACATACGGATGCACTATGAATCAGTCGGATTCGGATATAATGAGGGGAATACTAGCCAAAAACTTCGAGTTAGTCGATAGTGCAGATGAGGCTGACGTGGTCGTTATCAACTCGTGTGGTGTTGTAGACTTTACCGAAAGAAAAATTCTCAAGAGAGCCGAGAGTTTGAAGAGACAGGGTAAGAAGGTTGTGATGGCTGGTTGTCTACCCAGAATAGCCACTAAAAAGTGTTTGGAGGTTTCAGATGCTTTGGTCAGTCCAGATAACGTTCACGTTATCGATTTGGTTGTGAAGTCAGTATTGAAGGGTGAGAAACCAATACTCATTGACAGAACGGACGTGGACAAGTCGGAAATTAGCTGTGTTAAGAGGAGGTTGAGAGAAAACGCTATAGCCATAGTCTCGATAGCCGAAGGTTGTACTGGAAGGTGTAGCTTCTGCGCTACGAGGTTTGCGAGGGGTAGATTGAGAAGCTTTAAGTTTGAGAGCATAGTTGATGAGGTTAGGAAGTGCGTTGAAAACGGTTTCAAGGAGATACAGATAACATCTCAGGATACTGGCGCTTACGGGTTGGATAAAGGGAGGTACATGCTACCCGACCTGTTGAGAGCTATAAGCGAGATAGAGGGCGATTTCAGGGTTAGGGTAGGAATGATGAATCCAAGACATGCGGTTGAGATGCTCGACGACCTTTTAAACGCTTTCGAGAGTGAAAAGATGTACAAGTTTATACACATTCCCGTTCAGAGTGGAGATGAGAACGTTTTGAGGGATATGAACAGAGATCACAGCGTTGAAGACTTTATAGAGGTTGTAAAAGCTTTCAGAAGGAGGTTTGATGATGTTATGGTTTCGACGGATGTAATAGTGGGATTTCCAACTGAAACTGAGGAGGCATTCTGGAGAACTTACGAACTGATAAAAAATGTAGAGCCAGATATTGTGAACATAACGAGGTTCTCGAAGAGACCTTTCACCCCAGCCTACAAGTTGAAGGAAATTCACGGGTGGATAGTAAAGGAAAGATCGAGAAAGCTTACGGAGTTGGCAAGGAGTATAGGACTTAAGAGGAACAGAAGGTTTATAGGTAAGCGTTTGAGAGTTCTGATAACCAAGAATGGAAAGAACGGAACGAAGCTTGCGAGAGCCGATTCTTACAGACCAGTTGTAGTCAGAGAAGGTAACATCGGCGAATTCATCAACGTGAGAATTGTTGACTGTGCATTCAACTATCTTGTAGGCGTAAATTAG